A single genomic interval of Lactococcus sp. S-13 harbors:
- the dltA gene encoding D-alanine--poly(phosphoribitol) ligase subunit DltA, producing MKLLEQIFASAKKNPQGIALFERDRAYTYGELMGTIVQISKKITDETQSGRPILIFGKNDFLTLASMLAANFSGFAYIPVDAHTPFERTEMIFSTAKPALVVTTTDLSEDFAELFTDEISVSKKDISVSEKDADFDFSKAVSGAAGNYIIYTSGTTGVPKGVEVSHDNLVTFTNWMNNDFLKIENNQILSQALYSFDLSIFSLYPSLTTGGSLISLSREETTNFKLLFERLNSTTINTWVSTPSFADICLLDPSFTEKNHPELQQFIFCGEELTVKTAEKLLTAFPSASIFNTYGPTEATGAISSVKITEKLLTQSNRLPIGYAKPGVELKIIDGEIVIVGDSVAKGYFENPEKTAEAFFTVDGKPAYHTGDAGSISADGMLHYQGRIDFQVKFNGFRIELQDIEANLQKLKGIDKAVVLPKINDQHKVTALVAYLQTAQTFSDRAAERAFTKCLKSELSKTIMDYMMPSQFVYLTDFPLTPNGKVDRKALAPKERGGN from the coding sequence ATGAAATTATTAGAACAAATTTTTGCAAGTGCTAAGAAAAATCCGCAAGGTATTGCGCTGTTTGAACGTGATCGTGCTTATACTTATGGGGAACTTATGGGTACGATTGTACAGATTTCAAAGAAAATTACTGATGAAACTCAAAGTGGTCGTCCAATTTTAATTTTCGGAAAAAATGATTTTTTGACGCTTGCTTCCATGCTTGCAGCGAACTTTTCAGGATTTGCTTATATTCCTGTTGATGCGCACACGCCATTTGAGCGTACGGAAATGATTTTTTCTACTGCAAAACCGGCTTTGGTGGTAACAACGACAGATTTGTCAGAAGATTTCGCAGAACTTTTTACTGACGAAATTTCCGTCAGCAAAAAAGACATTTCCGTCAGTGAAAAAGATGCTGATTTTGACTTTTCGAAAGCGGTATCTGGCGCTGCTGGAAATTATATTATCTATACATCTGGTACAACAGGTGTTCCTAAGGGCGTTGAAGTCAGTCATGATAATTTGGTTACTTTTACAAATTGGATGAATAATGATTTCTTAAAAATAGAAAATAATCAAATCCTCTCACAGGCACTCTATTCTTTTGATTTATCTATTTTTAGTCTTTATCCAAGCTTGACTACAGGGGGAAGTTTGATTTCCTTGTCAAGAGAGGAAACGACAAATTTCAAATTACTTTTTGAGCGTTTAAACTCAACAACAATCAATACTTGGGTTTCGACCCCTTCATTTGCTGATATTTGTCTACTGGATCCTTCATTTACAGAAAAAAATCATCCGGAATTACAACAGTTCATTTTCTGTGGGGAAGAATTGACCGTAAAAACGGCAGAGAAATTACTGACGGCATTTCCGTCAGCGAGTATTTTCAATACTTATGGGCCAACAGAAGCAACAGGCGCGATTTCGTCAGTAAAAATTACAGAGAAATTGCTGACGCAAAGTAATCGGCTGCCTATCGGTTACGCTAAGCCAGGTGTTGAATTAAAAATCATTGACGGAGAGATTGTCATTGTCGGAGATTCGGTAGCCAAGGGTTATTTTGAAAATCCAGAAAAGACAGCTGAGGCTTTCTTTACGGTCGATGGAAAACCTGCCTACCACACAGGTGATGCGGGCTCAATCAGTGCTGACGGAATGTTACACTATCAAGGACGTATTGATTTTCAAGTCAAATTTAATGGTTTTCGTATAGAACTTCAGGATATAGAAGCCAACCTTCAAAAATTGAAAGGAATTGACAAAGCCGTCGTCCTACCTAAAATCAATGATCAGCATAAGGTGACTGCTTTGGTTGCTTACTTGCAGACGGCGCAGACTTTTTCAGATAGGGCAGCGGAGCGTGCATTTACAAAATGCTTGAAATCAGAACTCTCTAAGACGATTATGGATTACATGATGCCAAGTCAGTTTGTTTATCTCACCGATTTTCCGCTGACTCCAAACGGTAAAGTAGACCGCAAAGCGCTCGCCCCAAAAGAGCGAGGGGGTAACTAG
- the dltB gene encoding D-alanyl-lipoteichoic acid biosynthesis protein DltB, translated as MQPYSTPFYFVILGAALIPLVIAQLFGKKLMAYQVLLTIAFLWLTFSGTVTIWALIGFGIFQTLLVKAYEWYRVKQKKNQSIIFYLAILLSILPLFLVKLHPLIQPSHPSSILGFLGISYVSFKTVAMLMEIRDGLIKAVPLKEFLYFLYFYPTISSGPIDRFRRFAKEMKAPVSAKYPELLNQGIFRIFQGFLYKFIIGYLIDQYWLHGIAIEATLHTSVWTVSQAMYAYGLYLFFDFAGYSLFAIGVSNLMGYDLPHNFNKPFLAKNIHDFWQRWHMTLSFWFRDFVFMRLVKTFMVKKWSKNMVTISNIGYLANMLIMGLWHGLTWYYILYGLYHALLMIGYDAWNRLKKRKKWKIPKNRWTVALSVFITFNLVFIGFLIFSGLPNAILMHNLDHCAPLPNF; from the coding sequence GTGCAACCTTATTCAACTCCCTTTTACTTTGTTATTCTAGGAGCAGCGCTTATTCCATTGGTTATTGCCCAATTATTTGGTAAAAAACTGATGGCTTATCAGGTGCTTCTCACTATCGCTTTTCTCTGGCTTACTTTTTCAGGGACAGTTACGATTTGGGCACTTATCGGCTTTGGAATTTTTCAAACGCTACTTGTAAAAGCTTACGAATGGTATCGCGTCAAACAGAAAAAGAATCAGTCAATTATCTTTTATCTAGCGATTTTATTGTCTATTTTGCCTTTATTTCTGGTCAAACTTCATCCACTTATTCAACCGTCACATCCGAGCTCGATTTTAGGATTTCTAGGAATTTCTTATGTCAGCTTCAAGACAGTTGCTATGCTGATGGAAATTCGTGACGGTCTCATCAAGGCAGTTCCCTTAAAAGAATTCCTCTATTTTTTGTACTTTTACCCAACAATTTCATCAGGGCCTATTGATCGTTTTCGACGGTTTGCAAAAGAGATGAAAGCTCCTGTTTCTGCTAAATATCCTGAACTACTTAATCAGGGCATTTTTAGGATTTTTCAAGGGTTTTTATACAAATTTATAATTGGCTATCTAATTGACCAATATTGGCTTCATGGTATTGCTATTGAGGCAACGCTCCATACAAGCGTATGGACAGTTTCACAAGCGATGTATGCCTATGGTTTGTACCTATTCTTTGACTTTGCAGGCTATTCCTTATTTGCCATTGGGGTCAGTAATTTAATGGGTTATGATCTGCCTCACAACTTCAATAAACCCTTTTTGGCCAAAAATATCCATGATTTCTGGCAAAGATGGCACATGACCTTGAGTTTTTGGTTCCGCGATTTTGTTTTCATGCGCTTAGTCAAAACTTTTATGGTCAAAAAATGGTCAAAAAATATGGTCACTATCTCAAATATTGGCTACCTTGCAAATATGCTCATCATGGGACTCTGGCACGGTTTGACCTGGTATTATATCTTATATGGTCTTTATCACGCTCTGCTGATGATTGGTTATGACGCATGGAATCGACTCAAAAAACGTAAAAAATGGAAAATACCTAAAAACAGATGGACAGTAGCACTAAGCGTTTTTATTACTTTTAATTTAGTGTTTATTGGTTTCCTCATCTTTTCGGGACTTCCCAATGCAATCCTCATGCACAATCTCGATCATTGTGCACCACTACCTAACTTTTAA
- the dltC gene encoding D-alanine--poly(phosphoribitol) ligase subunit DltC: MKEQIFDIIETIAGTDEFREDLDMDLFEEGILDSMKAIMLIVELESNFDISLPPSEMDRDDWNTANKIVARVQEKQDEN, encoded by the coding sequence ATGAAAGAACAAATTTTTGACATTATTGAAACAATTGCTGGAACAGACGAATTTCGTGAAGATTTAGATATGGATCTTTTTGAAGAAGGAATTCTTGACTCAATGAAAGCAATCATGTTGATTGTTGAGCTAGAAAGTAATTTCGACATTAGTCTTCCACCATCAGAAATGGATCGTGATGATTGGAATACAGCCAATAAAATTGTGGCTCGCGTGCAGGAAAAACAGGATGAAAATTAA